TTTTTGTTGATTGCAACTATTTTGAACGCTTTTCAATCTTTGTAGCTGTTATTAACTACCTTTGCGCCTGTTTAATAAAAAAACCCTCAAAAAGGGATATCAGTAAAAACGAAATATGAAAAAATTATTATCAATAACAACTCTGGCTATAATTGCAGTATCTGCACTCACCTTTTCAGGCTGTAAAAAAGGCGAAAACGACCCATTTTTAACCTTTCATTCACGCGATGCCCGTCTTACTCAAAATTGGAAACTTGTGAGTTTCAATGGAACTTCGGTGGAAACAATTGATGGCGTGGAAACAAATATTGAATATACTTTCGACGGAACAAATTTATATACTACTATAAATGGAACCACCAGTTCAGCAACATACGCTTTCACTATGGAGGTTAAATCGGATGGAGAGGTATTCTCGGTAGAAAGCATGAATGATATTAATACCGGTGATCCATTGTCGCAGAGTTCTAAAACCAGCTTTTGGTATTGGGGTGATGATAATAAAAACAAAACCGCAGTTTATCTCGACCTAACAGGAATTTATTCAGGAATTTTAGTTTACGACATTCCGCGCCTAGCATACAACGACATGAATCTTAATGTGTCGTACTCCGATAATTATACCTTGGGCGAATCGGCGGGTTCACTGAATTTGAACTACGATCTGGAGTTTGAGGTAATTTTACCTTAAGTTAGTGGGCAGTAAACAGTGGGCAGTGGGCAGTTTGTAACATTGGAGATTTTTGCTCCGAAATTAATCTTTACTATAATTGATACTAGTTCTATAGCTCCCTTTGGGGCTGGCGGCTCGTGGGAAGTGGTGAGTGGTGAGAATTACTCCGAATTAAACTTAATCTACCGGATTCACGAATCACGATTGACGAGTCACGAAAATGAGTAATGAGTTATGAGTTATGAGATTGCTCCTACCTGGATGAAACTAAATTATCTCCCCTAAAAAATTACGAAAACTTAGAAATAGGTAATGGATTTCCAATTTAACCGAATACCCCAATTATCAATTATCAATTGTCAATTGTCAATTCATTTGTATTTCAACATCGTTCTATCCAGATCTCTTTGTTCGTCTTTCTTTTTGATGGATTCGCGTTTGTCGTAGACTTTTTTTCCTTTGGATAAGGCGATTTCCACTTTGGCAAATCCGCGGTCGGTGAGAAATAAACGCAATGGAACAATGGTATATCCACGCTCTTTTACTTTTGCCAATAATTTATTGAGTTCTTTTCTGTTGAGTAATAATTTGCGAATGCGCAGTGGTTCATGTTGCCAGATGGTTGCCTGTTTAAATTCCGAAATACTTAAATTTTTGATCCACAATTCATCTCCCTTAAAAAAACAAAATGCATCACTCAAATTCACCTTTCCATCTCGAATACTTTTTATTTCGCTTCCATGCAAAATGATCCCAGCCGAATATCTATCCAGTATCTCATACTCAAAGGTTGCCCTTTTATTGCTGATGTTAACGTTGTTGTAGTCTTTTTTTTCCTTTGCCAATTTGTTTCGGGTTCTGAGTTCTGAGTTCTGAGTTCTGGGTTCTGAGTTCTGGGTTCTGAGTTCTGGGTTCTAGGTTCTGAGTTCTGGGTTCTGAGTTCTGGGTCCTGGGTCCTGAGTTCCGGGTTCAGAGAAGTTTACATGGTTTCTAAAAGTACCAGGGTTTTGATCTGTTTAATGCCTGCCCGACCACTGGCGGGTTCTTTATTCTTTGTTCTTTATTCGATATTTTAAAAAGTTTAGAGGGTTTGCAAATGTTTCATGCCGTCGATCCGATCATCTTCACCACGGACTAAAGTCCGTTGTTACAAGATCTATCGTCCCTTCGGGACTTTGGATTAACTATACCCTAAAATTAAAAGTTCCGGTCTTGCTCTTCTTTACCTGTGAACTAGTTATATCCTATATCACTTTCCCATGTCCTATGTCAAGTCCTGTGTCCCGTGTCCCGCATCCCATGTCCCGATACGCTCCACGGACTAAAGTCCGTTGTTACAAGATCTGCCGTCCCTTCGGGACTTTGGATTAACTATACCCAAAAATTAAAAGTTCCAGTTTTGTACTCCCTAACATTTGAAATAAGTCAAATCCTATGTCACTTTCCATTGTCCTATGTCAAGTCCCGTGTCCCGTGTCCCGTGTCCTTTATCCTATGTCCTTTGTCCCAAAACCTCGATCACCTCATTCAGTTTCGCTTTCTTTAGAATCTTCTGCCCCGTCCTGCCATCCGCTATAACTCTATCGCCGACCTTGGCTATAAAAGAACAAATGATCGCATTTCCTTGCACTTCCTCCAAAGTTGCATAAAAATCAACAGAACTCCCAACCAAAACGGGTGAGCGATGATAAACTTCAATAAAGGTGCCTATACCCTCCTCATCTTCTTCTTTCATCTCCAAAACAAAAAGCCTTGTACTCCATTCTGCATCTTTGGTAAGATAAAAAGTTGCATATAAGGGATGAACCATACCGCTCTCAAAGGCCGCTATTTCGGTGCTTTGAACCACCTTGGTAAACACTTTTATGTCGCCGGGAATAAATGGATTTTTCACTTGAGGGGCTAAATTAAGCACTTTCGATTTGGAAATTTTTTACATTATGCAAAATTATTTTTTAGATTAGTCTAAATTTTATATCTTTGCGTTAAAATATCAAAATGAGAAGAATACTTTTTGCAATAATTATAAGCGCAACAATAGCCGGATGTGGCAATAAAACGCAGGAAACGGATGATAAAAAGACCAATATCGTTACAACCACCGGCATGATAGGCGACGCAATTGAAAACATAGCTGGCGACAAGGCAACGGTAACAGCTTTGATGGGTCCGGGGGTTGATCCGCATTTATACAAAGCATCGCAAGGCGACCTCACCAAATTACGAGGATCAGATATTATTTTTTATAACGGATTACACCTGGAAGGTAAAATGCAGGAAATTTTTGATCAGTTGGCAAAAGAAAAACCGGTATTTGCAATAAGTGCATCCATAGATGAAAAAAAATTGCGCAGTGTGGCTCAGGTTTCGGGAATCAGCACCCATGACCCACATATATGGTTTGATGTTATGATGTGGAGCGAATGTGTGGAAGAGATAGGTAAAAAACTTTCTGAAACAGATCCAACCAACGCGGCATTTTATAAAGAAAATACCCGAATATATATTGAAAAATTAAAACAATTGGATGAGGATGTGAGAAATAAAATATCTTCCATTCCGCCTGAAAACAGAATTTTAATTACCTCTCATGATGCATTTGGATATTATGGAAGAGCATATGGAATTGAAGTAAAAGGTTTACAAGGAATTTCCACTGCAGCAGAATTCGGATTAAAAGATATTACCGATATGGTGAATATGATAATTGAATTAAAGGTAAAAGCAGTATTTGTAGAAAGTTCGGTGAGCGAAAAATCGATCAATGCAGTGCGGGAAGGATGTAAACAAAAAGGCCATGATTTAAAATCGGGTGGTACATTATTCAGCGACGCCATGGGTGCAAAAAATACGCCGGAAGGAAATTATATCGGTATGGTGCAACACAATACCAATATTATTTACGAAGCCTTAAAATAAACACGAACTAAAAATATACCGATGCAAAATATTATTAAAGATCCTGTTTTAGAAGTTCACGATCTCACTATTTCTTACAATAAAAAACCTGCTATCTGGGATATCGATTTTATGATACCCGAAGGAAAATTAGTGGGTATAATTGGTCCGAATGGCGCGGGGAAATCAACCCTTATTAAATCGATGATGCAATTAATTCCACACGACAGCGGATATGTAAAATTATTTGGTAAAGATCTGAATGAAGTTCGCGATCGCGTTGCTTATGTTCCGCAACGAGGTAGTGTTGACTGGGATTTTCCAGCAAGTGTTTTAGATGTAGTGATGATGGGCCGTTATGGCAAACGAGGAATATTCGGCAAACTTGGAAAAAAAGATAAGGAACTCGCAATGTTGTGTCTGGAAAAAGTGGGAATGCATCAATATATCAACCGACAAATTTCCCAATTATCGGGGGGGCAACAACAACGTGTATTTATTGCACGCAGTCTTGCTCAGGAAGCCGATCTGTATTTCATGGACGAACCCTTTGCAGGAATTGATGCAACCACCGAACAAACAATTTTTGAACTTCTATTAAATATGCGGAGCGAAGGAAAAACAATTCTGGTTGTTCATCATGATCTTCAAAGTGCTTATGAATATTTCGATTGGATCATTTTAATTAATACGCAATTAATTGCATCAGGACCAAAAGAAGAAATTTTTGTTCCGGAATATTTACAAAAAACCTATGGTGGAAAATTATCTTTATTAATGAATGTAGGCCATCTGTTAAGTGAAATGGAAGCTCCTATTCGCGAGAAAAAAAAATAAAAATATGACACGACAATTTAAAAAAATAATTATTCTTCTGCTTGTGTGTTTTTATGTTTCGCATATGCATGCACAAAATGAATCCATTATTACCGATCGCCCTGATCAAACGGAAAGTGCTGCACTTACTCCTATAGGATATTTACAGGGTGAACATGGTTTTGCAGTTAATTTTTTAGATTTTAATAATGAGTATTCCATTGCATCAACGTTAATGCGTTATGGGATAAATGAATATTTTGAATTGCGTATGGAAATAGCTCCTGTTATTAACGATGCGAATGAATCTGAATTTGGAATTAATCCTGTAAGTATAGGATTAAAATCAAAATTAATAACAAAAGAAAATTTTGCTTTATCCCTAATTACGCATATTCAATTATCAAAGATCGCAACAAAAGGATTACAAACAAATTATGCAGCTATCGCAACAAGATTAACCGCTGCACACAGTATTAATGATTGGTGGAATATTGGATATAATGCAGGTATAGAATGGGATGGTTTCACACCAAATCCATATTATATTTATACTATCACTTCAGGATTTTCCCTTGGTGAACATTGTGGTGTATTTGCGGAAGCTTATGGCAATATATTTTATTCCAATCCGGCAAGCGATATTATTTACGATCCACTTGATCAACATTTTGTAGACGCAGGTTTTACTTATAGTCCAAATCCTGATCTGCAATTTGATATTTCAGGAGGAACTATTTTACAAACCGGTATAACAGATCTATTTATTTCCACCGGTGTAGCGTACCGATTTAATACAAGAAAAAACAAATGAAAACCTTTTTCGATTTCTTTTCTTTTTCCGACCCCAACGTGCAGTTTGTAGTTATAGGTATGATATTACTAGGAATAGGAACGGCAACAATTGGAACCTTTGCATTTCTGCGGAAAAGAGCATTAACGGGTGATGCAATTGCACATTCGGTTTTGCCGGGTGTTTGTCTTGCATTCATGATATTTGATACCAGAAATTTATGGGTTTTACTTGGTGGCGCATTTGTAACAGGTTGGTTGTCGATAATATTCGTGGACCTCATCACGAAAAAAACAAAATTAAAACCGGACACAGCGATTGGATTAACACTCTCTGTATTTTTTGGAATAGGAATTTTATTGCTCACTTTTATTCAACAAAGCGGCAATGCATCACAAAGCGGATTAAATAATTTTTTATTTGGCAAAGCTGCGGCAATGAGTACGGATGATATCAGAACTATGGCAGTGGTGAGTTTATTTATTATTGTTGTAGTGGTAATTTTCTTTAAGGAATTCCGCTTGTTGAGTTTCGATCCCGACTATGCAAAATCCACCGGATTACCGGTCAACTTTTTACAACTCACCTTAACCACCTTAACTGTTCTGGCCGTGGCTGCAGGTATTCAGGCAGTTGGTGTGGTTTTAATGGCTGCATTATTAATTACACCTCCTGCTGCAGCGAAATACTGGACCGATAAATTGGGCAAAATGATCTTGCTGAGTATTTTATTCGCAGTGATAGGAAGTGTTACAGGTGCTTATGTATCCTATGCAAATAATAAAATGCCAACCGGCCCCTGGATAGTTACCATGACATCTATAATTGCGGTGCTGAGTATTTTATTTGCCCCAAAAAAAGGTGTTATACCAAAAATGATCATCCGCAAAAAATATCAGAATAAAATGTTGCGCGAAAATATTCTGAAAGAATTATATCACCTCGAAGAAAAAAATCCCGGTAAAAAATCATTTACACTTTCCGATATTGCAACCGAACGCGAAATGAAAACTTCCAATTATGTATTTGGTTTGCGGATGTTATTGCGCAAAGATTTTGTAGTGAAAATAAATGAAGCCTATTATTTAACAGAAAAAGGTTTGGAGGAAGGAAAAAGAATAACCCGTATTCATCGTCTCTGGGAAATGTATCTAACCGAAAAACTCAACATCGCCAGCGACCACGTCCACGACGACGCCGAAGCCATCGAACACATCATCACCCCCGAAATCGAAAAACGCCTAATAGAATTACTCGACAAACCGGAGAAAGATCCCCATGAGAAAATAATCCCTTATTAAAGTAAGTATTAAAGGTATGAAACAATTAAGTCGTAAAAAGGAGAAAGGAGAGAGGAGAAAGGAGTTTAAATTTCTTGCGAAATTTTTTAAAATCCCAGCTGATGTTTTCCTATGTCAATTTTCCCTTGTCCTAAATCAAATCCTATGTCCTATGTCCTATGTCCTATGTCCGACAATAATCTTTTTGCAATCGAAAATTATCAATACACAAATATTTAACAACCGAAGCTTAAACTAAACCATGGATGCATTTTGGATAATAATAACAGGTAGTCTCGTAGCAATAACCTCCGGTTTATTAGGTTGTTTTTTAATATTGCGGCGAATGGCAATGGTAGGCGATGCAATTTCGCATGCGGTGTTGCCGGGAATTGCAATAGCCTTTTTAATTTCCGGTTCGCGCAATTCGGTTCCTATGTTGATTGGTGCAGCGGCATTCGGAATGTTGTGCACTGTATTAATTGAATTATTTCACAAAAAAGCAAAATTGCAGGAGGATGCAAGTATAGGAATAAGTTTTACCTGGTTGTTTGCAATTGGGGTAATATTAATTACTTACTTCGCTGACAAAGTAGATCTCGATCAGGAATGTGTTCTATATGGCGATATCACTTTTATTAATTTTGAAACATGGTTGAATATTCCCACAGCGGTTTGGATGTTGGGAGGATTATTTACTATAATAATTGCATTTATTGTAATTGGATATAAGGGTTTATATCTCACCACTTTTGATCCCGATTATGCAGCAACAATTGGCATTTCGGTGGTGCTTTGGCATTATTTATTAATGGGAGCTGTTTCACTTACTACGGTATTATCTTTTGAAAGTGTGGGTGCCATTTTAGTGGTTGCATTTTTAATTGTGCCAGGAGCCACAGCGTATTTACTTACCCATAAATTAAAAACAATGTTATGGCTCGCAGCAGGTTTTGGAATTGCAGCCAGTGTGAGCGGATATTATTTTGCTGTAATATTAAATGCATCAGTTTCAGGCGCTATGGTAACAATGTTGGGAATCTTTTTTGTGGTTGCATTTATTTATTCAGTTTATTTAAAACGAAGAAGCCGAAAATTAATAATGGAGGGTTGAGAATGGAGAGTTGAGAATGGAGAGTTGAGAATGGGCCTTCGCTTTTTATTGGAATGTTTTAGTCCTAATAAATGAACAATGCATACCCAGGTCGCTCTCCCAGATCCTATTTCCAATCTTATTTCCTACTTCCTATTTCCATTTTTAGCCGGTAAGGCGGTAAGCACGGTAAGGGTGCGGGAAGAAATTTTCGATGGAATGATATTTTAATTTCCTATTGAATATTTTTTTTGCCGCAAAGGAAGGACGCGAAGGTTGCGCGAAGAAATTCTTGAAAACTAAAAGTTCAATATTTTCCATTATTTTTTAAAGTAACAATCAGAAATTAAAACATAATTATAGATCAAAGTAGTCCTGTGTCCCTTTCCCATGTCCTTTGTCAAATCCTGTGTCCTGTATCCTATGTCCTATGTGTGTCATTTGTCAATTTCTACTTATATTAGCACCAAAACCACACATATGGAAAACCAAAATCCTCTCGACAGTCTTAATATCGAAAACGAATCAAACTACGAACTTGCAGCAACATGGAAGCGACTTGTAAATTTTATTTTAGATTATCTCGCAATAATGGGAATCGTGATCGGCATTATTGTAATAGCTCCTACTATAGGTCCTGATGGATCACCGGGAAAATTTTATTTCTTATTTTATTGTATATTCTTTCTTTATTACGCAATTATGGAAGCTGTTTTCGGAAGAACTATCGGCAAATTTATTACAGGAACAGTAGTGATAAGAGAAACTGATCTCGAAAAAATAACAGCAAATCAGGCACTCGGAAGAAGCATCTCCCGCTTCGTTCCATTTGAACCATTTTCCATGTTAGGCTCCCAAATCGGCTGGCACGACAAATGGTCAAACACCATGGTAGTGGATGTGAAATCTTTGGTGAAAGGAAACAACTATTAGCAGTTGAGAATTGAGAGTTGAGAATGGAGAATGGGTGCTTTGATTTATACCGGAATATTTTAGTCCGTTTTAATAAATTAATTTAATTGAAACAAATTTTAATTTTCTCAAGTGAGAACGCAACTCATTTGGTGAATGGTGCCCGCCCGGATGACCAGGTCGGACGGGAATAGTCAGTGATGAGTAAACTTTATTTTTCCCATGTTACTCAAATTAATCAACCAGAAACTAAAGGTTCTATTTTAAAATAAATCCTGTCCTTCCTCATATTGCCCTTGTCCTATATCAAGTCATATGTCCTATGTCATATGTCCTAGGTCCTATGTCCTATGTCCCTATTTTGCGTACCAACAAATTCGCCGCAACCTTCTGCGATACCACTAATTCTTTTTTATTGTTGATGATTATGATCTTGCTTTGATCGTAGTCCTCGTCGTCTTTAATTTTTATTTTGGTATTTAA
The genomic region above belongs to Bacteroidota bacterium and contains:
- a CDS encoding transporter, yielding MTRQFKKIIILLLVCFYVSHMHAQNESIITDRPDQTESAALTPIGYLQGEHGFAVNFLDFNNEYSIASTLMRYGINEYFELRMEIAPVINDANESEFGINPVSIGLKSKLITKENFALSLITHIQLSKIATKGLQTNYAAIATRLTAAHSINDWWNIGYNAGIEWDGFTPNPYYIYTITSGFSLGEHCGVFAEAYGNIFYSNPASDIIYDPLDQHFVDAGFTYSPNPDLQFDISGGTILQTGITDLFISTGVAYRFNTRKNK
- a CDS encoding metal ABC transporter ATP-binding protein, which codes for MQNIIKDPVLEVHDLTISYNKKPAIWDIDFMIPEGKLVGIIGPNGAGKSTLIKSMMQLIPHDSGYVKLFGKDLNEVRDRVAYVPQRGSVDWDFPASVLDVVMMGRYGKRGIFGKLGKKDKELAMLCLEKVGMHQYINRQISQLSGGQQQRVFIARSLAQEADLYFMDEPFAGIDATTEQTIFELLLNMRSEGKTILVVHHDLQSAYEYFDWIILINTQLIASGPKEEIFVPEYLQKTYGGKLSLLMNVGHLLSEMEAPIREKKK
- a CDS encoding RDD family protein — translated: MENQNPLDSLNIENESNYELAATWKRLVNFILDYLAIMGIVIGIIVIAPTIGPDGSPGKFYFLFYCIFFLYYAIMEAVFGRTIGKFITGTVVIRETDLEKITANQALGRSISRFVPFEPFSMLGSQIGWHDKWSNTMVVDVKSLVKGNNY
- the smpB gene encoding SsrA-binding protein SmpB, with the translated sequence MAKEKKDYNNVNISNKRATFEYEILDRYSAGIILHGSEIKSIRDGKVNLSDAFCFFKGDELWIKNLSISEFKQATIWQHEPLRIRKLLLNRKELNKLLAKVKERGYTIVPLRLFLTDRGFAKVEIALSKGKKVYDKRESIKKKDEQRDLDRTMLKYK
- a CDS encoding metal ABC transporter permease, which translates into the protein MKTFFDFFSFSDPNVQFVVIGMILLGIGTATIGTFAFLRKRALTGDAIAHSVLPGVCLAFMIFDTRNLWVLLGGAFVTGWLSIIFVDLITKKTKLKPDTAIGLTLSVFFGIGILLLTFIQQSGNASQSGLNNFLFGKAAAMSTDDIRTMAVVSLFIIVVVVIFFKEFRLLSFDPDYAKSTGLPVNFLQLTLTTLTVLAVAAGIQAVGVVLMAALLITPPAAAKYWTDKLGKMILLSILFAVIGSVTGAYVSYANNKMPTGPWIVTMTSIIAVLSILFAPKKGVIPKMIIRKKYQNKMLRENILKELYHLEEKNPGKKSFTLSDIATEREMKTSNYVFGLRMLLRKDFVVKINEAYYLTEKGLEEGKRITRIHRLWEMYLTEKLNIASDHVHDDAEAIEHIITPEIEKRLIELLDKPEKDPHEKIIPY
- a CDS encoding metal ABC transporter permease; amino-acid sequence: MDAFWIIITGSLVAITSGLLGCFLILRRMAMVGDAISHAVLPGIAIAFLISGSRNSVPMLIGAAAFGMLCTVLIELFHKKAKLQEDASIGISFTWLFAIGVILITYFADKVDLDQECVLYGDITFINFETWLNIPTAVWMLGGLFTIIIAFIVIGYKGLYLTTFDPDYAATIGISVVLWHYLLMGAVSLTTVLSFESVGAILVVAFLIVPGATAYLLTHKLKTMLWLAAGFGIAASVSGYYFAVILNASVSGAMVTMLGIFFVVAFIYSVYLKRRSRKLIMEG
- a CDS encoding zinc ABC transporter substrate-binding protein, with amino-acid sequence MRRILFAIIISATIAGCGNKTQETDDKKTNIVTTTGMIGDAIENIAGDKATVTALMGPGVDPHLYKASQGDLTKLRGSDIIFYNGLHLEGKMQEIFDQLAKEKPVFAISASIDEKKLRSVAQVSGISTHDPHIWFDVMMWSECVEEIGKKLSETDPTNAAFYKENTRIYIEKLKQLDEDVRNKISSIPPENRILITSHDAFGYYGRAYGIEVKGLQGISTAAEFGLKDITDMVNMIIELKVKAVFVESSVSEKSINAVREGCKQKGHDLKSGGTLFSDAMGAKNTPEGNYIGMVQHNTNIIYEALK